CAGGCCTTCCTGATGAAGTGATTCCGATTTGATTTCCAGAACCAGAGATCTTGTTATGTGCGTTCACAAGGTCCTGAAATTCTTGGCAAGAAGTCACCAGCTGATCATACGTGCCGGTGCTTATGATTTGTCCGGATGACATTAACTGTCAAGAAACACAACTGCTTAGGAACACCATGAATCAAATGAGTAAAGTGAAAATAGCTCTTTCATAGCAAAGAAATTCATCAGGGATGACATTTTCTTTCTAGTGAGCCAAAGATATAAATTCCCGAGATaccaaaaaagaagattttttttttttcattgaatgAGGTACTGACCAAGATAAAGTTAAAAGCTGGAAGGAAATCAACTTTATGCGTAACAAGCAAAACAGTCTTTCCAGATAAAGCTTTCATGACATATTCCTGCAACATCGAGCAAACATCATATTCATTTAGAACTTGATACTAAAACAAATAGAAGTTTCACTGTCCTTGAggagatcacattaaataagCTAGTCGCTGTATGTGCATCCACGGCGCTGAAGGGATCATCCAACAGATACACATCCGCATCCTGATACAGAGCGCGTGCAAGTTGTATCCTTTGCTTCTGCCCACCGCTTAAATTGACGCCTCTCTCCCCTATTTGAGTTTGATCACCAAAGGGAAGCATCTCGACGTCCTTGGCCAGGGAACACTTCTCAATTACTTCTCGATATTTGACAGAGTCCATGGCTGATCCAAATAGGATGTTTTCTTGTATAGTACCAGTCTGGATCCACGCTGTCTGAGACACATACGCCATCTGACCATGAATGCGCACCTAAACACGGATCAAGGATTACTTGCAAGTCTTCAATCATATTAGTTGCTAACTGATTTAATTATGACCTGATAAATCGTACATGGCAAGTGATAATAGGCACACAATCAACTGGCCGTAACAGGAAATAGTCCAATTCTTTCGTCGTATTTAAAAATCTAAAAAGTAGCGGTGGGGCAGTTACAACGTATGACTAGAAGCTCCCCGAAGGAGAAGATTCATTGATGACTTACTTCACCATTGCTAAATGGAACTTCTCCGAGAATTGCAGCTAAAAGGGTAGATTTCCCCGACCCAACTTCCCCACATATAGCTACTTTCTCTCCCCTTCTGACCAACAAATTTATGTTACTCAATGTCTCCTTTGAGGTACCACTGTCCCAAGAAATTTCAGGTGCATCCAAGAAAACAGCCATTTCCAGCAAGTCGTTGTCACTCTCTGTTGGCTTATGTTCCAATTCAGGTGCCTCTAGAAATTCAGCGATCCGAGACAATGAAACCTTAGCCTGGATGAAGGACCCAATCACATCGGGGATCAAACTGATCGGTTCCTGAACAATTCTTAGACTCGCCAAGAACATGAAGACATTGCTTGCAGTCAAGGGGATGCTCATGAAGTAGCATGCCCAGAAAGTGATGGCAGGAACAAAAACCGCCGAAGACCAAAACAGGACCATATAGTTACCCTGTTGCCACAAAACCGCCACGATCCACTCCGATTCGTCTTTCCTCAGCTCCTCGATAACCTTCTTGAAGTGCTTCTCCCAGGCATACAACTTCAACACCCTCATATTAGCAAACACCTCCGCAATCCCCTTCAGCCTTTTATCTTGAGCCTCCATGAGTCTTCTTTGGTACTTGAGTTGCAATTTGGCCATCGGAGAAGTTAGGGTGACAATCAATACAAGTACTGCCAGAGCTGCCAAAGTTGCGAGCCCCACGGCATAATAAACAATGGCTAATGAAAGGCACAACTGAAGGCTAGTAGACCATATTTGGTGAAACCAGTAAGGGAACTCACCGATCCTATAAGCATCTGATGCAACATAATTTACTATCCCGCCCGGAGAGTGTGTCATTTTCGCTGCACTCGAGAGCCGCAGCTGCTTCTGACAAACCGCTGCAGAAAGAATAGATCTTATTCGGAGTCCAATCAGTCTTGCTCTAAAATACCATTGCCTTTCCGATAGAGATTCCAAGAATTTGGCCAAGAACAATCCTCCAGCTAGCACGTAACCCTCATACTCAAAAGCCTTTTCACCTTCGGCAACCATGATGAAGGCTCTAAGGAACAAAGGCCCGGTGGAGAGAGTCAAAACCTTGATCAAAGCAAAGAACCCGGAAACCAAAATACCTCTCCATTCGCAATAAAATATCGCGGACAAGATAGAGCAGGTGTCATGCGGGtcctccttcttttctttgtgcaGTTGCTCCATGAACCTCAAGTAACATGTTTCCGCTCGTTCTTCCAACCTGAGATGCGGAATATCCTCATCTTGAAGGATCTTCTCTTTCCCCAATTTCATTAGCGGATTCAACCACCAAAACGACATCTTGCTGAGAAATCCCGCCTTGGCAAAAGGAGTGACATTGTCGTTCTGTTCTTTGTCCAGCAAAGGTTCATACGCTGCGCAATTTTCGCAGTCCTCACTATTCTCCATCTTACTGTATCCTCTGAAAGCACAGAAAAGCAGGAGGATCGCTCCAGGAAACGCTAAAATATCTAATACCGATGACACGGACGCAGTGGTTTCCTTTAATTACCAAAGGGAAAATAAGCAGTTTGAAATCCTTCATGCAACGAGGCTAGTATCGTATAAATCCGAGCCTATGGAATGAGTAGCCTCCTAATGGTCACGATCAAAACTAGCTGCAGCTATCTCGAACTTGACTCGTGGGCAAAGAGTCATCGCCGTACATGGTCAAGAATTCTCCTCTGATTGTGCATCTTTCCTGAAAGACTGAAATTTTGGAACATACTTCCAGACTATTATCATGCCGTATTTAGCAATTCGCCTTGAAATTTGAATTGCCATATGAAGGCATGAACACATATAGTGTCTAGTCAACGAAAACAGAGAGAGCATTATGACGACACTTCGAAAGCTACCTACTATGAATAGGAAGTACCAAATCCTTACATTTTCTGTCTTTGAGTACACAAGCATTATCTTTGACGATGACAATTTCATCCTTAACAGAAACCCCCAACTGAACTATTTGATTAGAAACAAAACCTCAGAAGAACAGAAGCAATAAATTCATGTCTTCAGTACCAACGATGAGCAGAAATCAAGAATTTCTCGAGTCGTCCTACCCACAAAACATGCCTTTTCATGCACATTCCAGCAACAGTAGCACTCGACAAGAACGGATGAAGCGTCATAGACGCGACCAAAATCAAAACTGCAAACaagaagagaaggagaagaagaagtagcAGCACTCACTTACAAGCTCTAGTTAGCAATGTTTACTAAAACAGAGCAGACGAAGAAGGCACGTGTGTGACTCTGCTTTCACTGCAGAAAACAAACCGTCTCCTCTCGCTTGCATACGATCCATTTTGTCGTCTTCCAGGAGCTTGATCGGTTGCAGAAAGGAAGAGTAACTTTGACTtgtgaaaatcaagaaaaacgaGGCTTTCCCAAATCATGcatgcacagagagagagagagagagagagagagagaagtccaGCTGGCTCTATTGAATTGCTTTGCTTTTCTAATATTATATGTTCAATAATTTTCACGTTAAGCAAGGCAGTAGCAGGTCGATGAGTAAACGGCACGATTGGAATCACCGGATTCGTCTGAGCAAGAGTCCAGTCGTTGCCCTCTCTTGTCGCTTTCATTGTTTCTTAATCAAAGCCAAATCATTGTGCGTTTCTTCAAATATCTGTAAGATTTGTCAAAAAAAGCAGATCATGCAATCTTAATTCatttaaattaaagaaaacTTCATACAATATGTGTTGGTGCACCGCCAAATTCAAACTTAGGAGTGCTATCTCTTATCTATCATATCTGTAAGAAGAAATGGCATGCTGCATTGAATTGCCGCTATGGTTTCGAGTATTAATAGACCCCCCCGCCCCCCGGGGCCTCACTGCTTTTCATCTCTCAAACTCACGAGATAAAGAATGGCATGCGAATAGTTGTGCTAATACTCCTATGACTAATAATCCAGGTAATCTTGTTAATGTAATTCCTTACCATGACCATCATAATGTGATAGTTGGGAATGGTACATTATTGTCAACTGttataaaattttaagctaTTATATAATGACATGATTTAattcaatatttaaatattttatggtAATATATTGATGTGATTCCTGTACAAAGGAGGCACTTACATAAATTTTTCTCTGAATCGATGGTGTATACATTGCATTTACTTGTAAAAATTATAGTAACAGACTAGGGCGGCAATAGCGCTGTCTAAagctatgaagcaccgacactctctaGGGGTCTACAAgtcgtgtccgacactctcTGATATGCGGCCGACCTGTGGCGGTGCTCAACACGCCAATGATACGCGAGTCTAGCATCCCTACACGTTATTTTGACGCGcatgggtcaattttaagcatttttaataaattggagatcaatatatacttaagttatatactcagccaccccaaaattaatatactcagctagccaaaaaatgaaccgaTCATGatataatagaagaagaagaagaagaaactcaccgccGATATAATTGATCATgttacaacgtgtcccaacatgtcgaaattctttattttttttataataacgTGTCGGCGTATCGTGTCATGTCGGGTTACGTATCGCGTGtacgtgtcggtgtcggtgctacttaggtcCAAAGTAAAATCCATATGGCCAAAAATGGCTTGATCGATTCAGCTTCAATTGGTTTCCAAGTAGAATCGATTTCATTCTTGGTTCCACTTTCCATTCCATTTAAGAACCGACATTCTAGGGTATGGGCGGTATCCACCGATTCTCGGtgattttttcatttgaaaaaagttGAGCTCGatctgattttcaaaaaattgtcggaaaaaatttctattttattattaatttctaGGTTTTTTTGGAACATACTAACTTTTAGTTTCATCAGGTTGAAAAGTTTTAGATTTGAAGTTTGAGCCAAACACAAGGttcaggaaaattgtcaaaaaaatattaagtattttgtacttttaccaattcaatcttcagCATATTTTAggtttgccaattcggtcataagtatttttgcctttttccaaTTTGGTCATATTGGCCCTAAATCACTAAAGTGGATGTTGGCTATCCTACATGATACCACTAGCACTTACatggacaaattttagaaataacatttgtatttattttttatttttctgtttttcctttttcccttttcagtttttttccttttcttttttttcctctccggCTAGCCTTAGGTGAGGGCTGCCCTCGTTGGATTGGGTGAGGGCGGCCCCCATCGGCTTTGGGCGAGGGACGCCTTCAACGGCCCTTGGCAAGGGTGGCGGGGCATCCCTCACTCAATCCGATGAGGACGGTCCTCACTTGAGGCCGGtggacggaaaaaaaaaaggaaaagggaaaaatgaaaaacaaaaaatacaaaaaaggaaaaaaaattaaaaaaatacataaaaatatttggatttttaaaaattttgttaaaattttccACGTCAACACCGGTGGTGCCACATTAGACGGTCaacgtccacgtcggcgatttttaGCCAAGAAGACCAAATCggtaaaaagtgaaaaggtttagaattgaaccAACAAgcttaaaagttttagaattgaattgactaaAGTGCagaaggtttaaaactttttagacaattgtccccaaaaaattcaattcttgCCGGATAAGAGAATCAACCCTTAGCTGGCGAGCCCTTGTATCATTTTTTACTCTGGGAGAATCAGTTAGGGTCGCGTAAGTTTCCAATTCCAATTGAAATTGGACCACCCAATTATGGAGCGGACATTgcacaaaatcaaaaaaatcctgTCCAAAGATTTTTTGGTGTTCTTATTCCTTTCACATAGTATCATTCTGAAAAAATGAATTATCTtcttaaaaaatcgaaaatcattttcaaaattatgattaaataatagcgcTTGGATAAAAAACTCTATGCTTAGACAAGAGAACGCCAATGCTCATTCCCGGGCTCTTGGCAATGGGGCTGGGACTAGAAATCAAGACGGGTCTACCAGGGTCCATCGAGGCCATGCCTATGTCCATCAAGGCAGGGTCCAAGACCCCAATGCCTATGCTCGAGATTCTGGCACCCATGCCTAGGACCCCGACGCTTAGGCTCGACTCCATCGAGGCTGAGCACAAGGGCCTTGGGACTCTCGTGCCCAAGACCCTAGAGCCCCAATCTAGGTCCATCTAGACCACGCTTGAGACCCCGGCCACCACACTAAGGTCCATCAAGGCTGAGCCTGGGATAATGGTGCTAGTGCCCATGCCTAGGACGTCGGCCCGAGAACATCAAGGCTAGGCATGGTCCCCAATGCCCGTGCGCGCGTCCATCGAGGCCAAACCCCAAACCTCAGCCAAGCCCCAGACCCCGGCCTCGACACGACACAGACAAATCCAAATGGGCTCCCATTCATACTTCGGACACATTAGAATTCAAAACATCCacccaacaaaaaatgaaatctaAATCGAAGCGCCTTACCTCCACCTAGAGAGAGCTAACTAGCTAACGCACACGCGAACACAAAGCAGTATAGAAGTCAAACAAGGCTGGCGATTAACGATATAAGCCCTTTCAGAACATCGAACTTTCAATCCAAACTTGCGATCCTCAACCAAGTGAAAGACGTAGACCGTAGCGAAGCTCCGATTAAATCAGTTTCCTGCAGGCCGAGCATTGGTATGTACTCATCATTCTACGGAAAACGCTCTCCATGAATTGAAAACAATAAGCTTAGATTGGAGAGAGACAAAAATTTCCCCTTCTTATCAGAAAAACTGTGGGAATGGTGTTTTTAGCGTttgattgaaaggaaaaatgtgGAGGAGAATTGAATATGGAGTATAAACGCAAGAGTACCAAGTGTAATAAATATGAATTACTAAGAATTATTATTGGATAAAAAGATGAATTCCCAACAAATTTTACATAGTAGAAGCTAAACGATCAAAAATGGGAAGTATCAATCAATAGGGACAAATGCTTACAATGGTAGCTCGATCTGCCTTGGTTGGTCTTTTGACCGGGGATTAGCTGCAAAATCATCTGCCGGAAGCAATTCCAACTGCACTAAACGAAGAAACTGGCGTCCCGCAATGCATTCGGATAATGTATGTCGGCTTCCGCAAGCTCTATCTCAAAAGTTCCCAGAGTGACTACTTGCATTAGAAGTTCGAGACCAGTGCTCCTTGTAAAGCTGCCCGAACAACGAGTCACCCTTGCCTACCAATTTCATAGGCTCATCATACTCTACCAGTCTCCCTGTTAAATGCAAAGAATGTCACGTTCTCGCAGTTCTTGCGGTTCTCACTAAACAGTTCACAGAAAGTTTAATTTTACCGTCACTTATTGCCAACACCATCGTGCAGTCCAGGACGGTCGGTATGCGGTGGGCCACGGTTATGACGGTGGAGTCCACAAATTCCCTTTGTATGGTTCTCTGGAGGATCGAATCCGTCTCGTTGTCTATAGATGCGGTGGCTTCATCCAAGACTAGGATCCGGCTTCGCCTCAGCAACGCTCGTCCTAGGCAAAACAATTGCCGTTGCCCCATGCTCCAGTTAGATCCATCATGTACGACTGCAGTTCGAATTTGTGTAAACTGCTAATGATCAATGATGAACATAATAAGAGTGGATTTGTTGTTTGATTTTATCGTTACCTAGCGACTCCAggcctttctctttctcttgaaTGGCCTTCCAAAGCTGACATTTTCCAAGAACCTTTTTCCACAgaaaatcaatcacgaaacatAACGCAAGTACTTCCATTTGCAGGAGGTATAGTCATTCCAGATTTAGTTTAGGAGCTCTAATTAAATTCAAATCACGCACGGTGCGGTTCTTTTTATAAGTCGAGTGTGGTATGCAAAAGACAGAAACATAGGCCAATTTAATTTTGAGAGACGTTTGCATGTTACCTCCCATATCTCCTCATCAGTGTGCTCGGACAAGGGGTCTAGGTTGTATCGAACTGTCCCGCCAAAAAGTGTCGGATCTTGCGGGATGACCCCAAAATGTGATCTCAGGTCATGAAGTCCAATGGTGGTTATGTCTAGGCCATCAACAATTATTCTCCCAGTGGTAGGCTCCACTAGACGGAACAAAGCACTGATGAGGGTTGTCTTTCCGCTACCAGTCCGCCCCACGATCCCAATCTTGTGCCCTCCTTTTATTTTGCAGGTTATCCCATGAAGAACAAAGGGAGAATCAGGCCGATACCTAACCTGTTAATGTCTCAATCAAACCTGAGCTACAAGTCCAGTCCTGAATCAAAAGGGTGTTAATGGTTCTCGTGTCTACCTTCAGATCACAAATCTCGACACTGCCGGAAGAAGGCCAGTCCTGCGGTGGTCGGCCATCTTCGATTACTTCCGGAGCTTCGCTTTGAATGTGCATGTACTGCTCTAGCCTTTCCACGGAAACGACCAAATTTGATAGGGAGCACTGGGATTGGACCGAGAAGACCAGGAAGACATTTAAAGATAAACCGACCGCCAGCGCCATTCCAACGTATCCTGCATCAAATGATAGTGAGGCCAGAAACCAGCTAAAATCTTCAAAGTCGGAAACCCATTTCCTAGATAATATTGAAAAGGGAGAAGAACCAATTTGTCGATGCATAGCTGAATTTGGTAGAGTTAAGACATCCGATTAAAAATTTCCCAAGCAAAATGATACAAGTATAAGAGCCAAGCTTCCAGGGAAAGTCACGATATGAAGAACTGAAGAGCTTTCACTGATACGAACCAGAGGAAGAAGACCCGAGATCTAGAAAAGTAATTGCGAGGGCTGAGGATGTTAGGACAATAATGCACAGCACTTCTAGACGTTGGACCAACCACTCATTGGCTGAAAAGCTGTGAAAATGTGGACTCGCATTTGCATCTATAAGGCAAAGACTTCTTGAAAA
This sequence is a window from Rhodamnia argentea isolate NSW1041297 chromosome 3, ASM2092103v1, whole genome shotgun sequence. Protein-coding genes within it:
- the LOC115754711 gene encoding ABC transporter C family member 10-like isoform X1, with the translated sequence MENSEDCENCAAYEPLLDKEQNDNVTPFAKAGFLSKMSFWWLNPLMKLGKEKILQDEDIPHLRLEERAETCYLRFMEQLHKEKKEDPHDTCSILSAIFYCEWRGILVSGFFALIKVLTLSTGPLFLRAFIMVAEGEKAFEYEGYVLAGGLFLAKFLESLSERQWYFRARLIGLRIRSILSAAVCQKQLRLSSAAKMTHSPGGIVNYVASDAYRIGEFPYWFHQIWSTSLQLCLSLAIVYYAVGLATLAALAVLVLIVTLTSPMAKLQLKYQRRLMEAQDKRLKGIAEVFANMRVLKLYAWEKHFKKVIEELRKDESEWIVAVLWQQGNYMVLFWSSAVFVPAITFWACYFMSIPLTASNVFMFLASLRIVQEPISLIPDVIGSFIQAKVSLSRIAEFLEAPELEHKPTESDNDLLEMAVFLDAPEISWDSGTSKETLSNINLLVRRGEKVAICGEVGSGKSTLLAAILGEVPFSNGEVRIHGQMAYVSQTAWIQTGTIQENILFGSAMDSVKYREVIEKCSLAKDVEMLPFGDQTQIGERGVNLSGGQKQRIQLARALYQDADVYLLDDPFSAVDAHTATSLFNEYVMKALSGKTVLLVTHKVDFLPAFNFILLMSSGQIISTGTYDQLVTSCQEFQDLVNAHNKISGSGNQIGITSSGRPGCLKEEIQNMYIKEQLDASPGSQLIKQEEREIGDSGFKPYLQYLKHNKGFLFFSLAIISQIIFIAGQLVQNYWLASEVNSTSVSSVELNSVYTGISIALALFLLIRSYFVVYIGCGASDSIFSVLLHSLIRAPMSFYDSTPLGRILSRVSSDLSIIDIDLAFKLFIALGSAITAYSSFFILALLTWPVLFVIVPMIYLTLIIQKYYYASCNELMRLDGTTKSTLASHLAESIAGVMTIRAFRQEDRFFSRSLCLINANASPYFHSFSANEWLVQRLEVLCAIVLTSSALAITFINLGSSSSGYVGMALAYGLSLNVFLVFSVRLQCSLSNLKVSVERLEQYMHIQSEAPEVIEHSRPPQDWPSSGNVEICDLKVRYRPDSPLVLHGITCNIKGGHKIGIVGRTGSGKTTIISALFRLVEPTYGRIIVDGLDITTIGLHDLRSHFGVIPQDPTLFGGTVRYNLDPLSEHTDEEIWEVVGKCQLREAIQEKEKGLESLVVHDGSNWSMGQRQLFCLGRALLRRSRILVLDEATASIDNATDSILQRTILREFTDSTVITVAHRIPTVMDCTMVLAISDGRLVEYDEPMKLVGKDGSLFGQLYKEYRSPTSNSSNYLDKL
- the LOC115754711 gene encoding ABC transporter C family member 10-like isoform X2, with product MENSEDCENCAAYEPLLDKEQNDNVTPFAKAGFLSKMSFWWLNPLMKLGKEKILQDEDIPHLRLEERAETCYLRFMEQLHKEKKEDPHDTCSILSAIFYCEWRGILVSGFFALIKVLTLSTGPLFLRAFIMVAEGEKAFEYEGYVLAGGLFLAKFLESLSERQWYFRARLIGLRIRSILSAAVCQKQLRLSSAAKMTHSPGGIVNYVASDAYRIGEFPYWFHQIWSTSLQLCLSLAIVYYAVGLATLAALAVLVLIVTLTSPMAKLQLKYQRRLMEAQDKRLKGIAEVFANMRVLKLYAWEKHFKKVIEELRKDESEWIVAVLWQQGNYMVLFWSSAVFVPAITFWACYFMSIPLTASNVFMFLASLRIVQEPISLIPDVIGSFIQAKVSLSRIAEFLEAPELEHKPTESDNDLLEMAVFLDAPEISWDSGTSKETLSNINLLVRRGEKVAICGEVGSGKSTLLAAILGEVPFSNGEVRIHGQMAYVSQTAWIQTGTIQENILFGSAMDSVKYREVIEKCSLAKDVEMLPFGDQTQIGERGVNLSGGQKQRIQLARALYQDADVYLLDDPFSAVDAHTATSLFNEYVMKALSGKTVLLVTHKVDFLPAFNFILLMSSGQIISTGTYDQLVTSCQEFQDLVNAHNKISGSGNQIGITSSGRPGCLKEEIQNMYIKEQLDASPGSQLIKQEEREIGDSGFKPYLQYLKHNKGFLFFSLAIISQIIFIAGQLVQNYWLASEVNSTSVSSVELNSVYTGISIALALFLLIRSYFVVYIGCGASDSIFSVLLHSLIRAPMSFYDSTPLGRILSRVSSDLSIIDIDLAFKLFIALGSAITAYSSFFILALLTWPVLFVIVPMIYLTLIIQKYYYASCNELMRLDGTTKSTLASHLAESIAGVMTIRAFRQEDRFFSRSLCLINANASPYFHSFSANEWLVQRLEVLCAIVLTSSALAITFINLGSSSSGYVGMALAYGLSLNVFLVFSVRLQCSLSNLKVSVERLEQYMHIQSEAPEVIEHSRPPQDWPSSGNVEICDLKVRYRPDSPLVLHGITCNIKGGHKIGIVGRTGSGKTTIISALFRLVEPTYGRIIVDGLDITTIGLHDLRSHFGVIPQDPTLFGGTVRYNLDPLSEHTDEEIWEVVGKCQLREAIQEKEKGLESLVVHDGSNWSMGQRQLFCLGRALLRRSRILVLDEATASIDNATDSILQRTILREFTDSTVITVAHRIPTVMDCTMVLAISDGRLVEYDVPMKLVGKEGSMFGQLYKEYWSQTSNASNSSKNF